In Methylococcus geothermalis, one genomic interval encodes:
- a CDS encoding (2Fe-2S) ferredoxin domain-containing protein, which produces MPKPSKHVFVCAQTRPPGHPRGSCGQLGSTAVFQTFMQQFETGQLYGQFALTSTGCLGTCDLGPTVLVYPEGVMYSKVSPADVAEIIEEHLKNDRPVERLLAPAALWG; this is translated from the coding sequence ATGCCCAAGCCCAGTAAGCACGTCTTCGTCTGCGCCCAAACCCGGCCGCCCGGCCATCCGCGCGGTTCCTGCGGCCAGCTCGGTTCCACCGCGGTGTTCCAGACCTTCATGCAGCAGTTCGAGACCGGCCAGCTCTACGGCCAGTTCGCGCTGACCAGCACGGGCTGCCTCGGCACCTGCGATCTCGGCCCCACGGTCCTGGTTTATCCGGAGGGCGTGATGTATTCCAAGGTGAGCCCGGCAGACGTGGCCGAAATCATCGAGGAGCATCTGAAGAACGACCGGCCGGTCGAGCGGCTGCTCGCTCCGGCGGCACTGTGGGGCTGA
- a CDS encoding 2Fe-2S iron-sulfur cluster-binding protein: protein MSILTIQPSGKTIETREGASLLELIMEAGEAIMHKCDGNAQCGSCHIFLQAGRKSVSKIGAEENAKLDTIVGVGSKSRLACQAKVTGEEDITVELLGFASGL, encoded by the coding sequence ATGTCTATCCTGACCATCCAGCCATCCGGAAAAACCATCGAGACTCGGGAGGGCGCCTCCCTGCTCGAACTCATCATGGAAGCCGGCGAGGCCATCATGCACAAATGCGACGGCAACGCCCAGTGCGGTTCCTGCCACATCTTCCTGCAGGCCGGCCGCAAGAGCGTGTCGAAAATCGGCGCGGAAGAGAATGCCAAGCTGGACACGATCGTCGGCGTCGGTTCCAAGTCGCGCCTGGCTTGCCAAGCGAAAGTCACCGGCGAGGAAGACATCACCGTCGAGCTGCTGGGCTTCGCTTCCGGCTTGTA